Proteins from a genomic interval of Symmachiella macrocystis:
- a CDS encoding sulfatase gives MRVPLFLLLAGVLCVSNSRAADPTPQPNVLFIVCDDLNTHVSTSGYPHIKTPNLEELAEAGMTFGRAYCQYPVCGPSRASFLSGLYPESTGVLDNKSDIRTTRPNTRSLPQCFKEQGYWAASVGKVFHSPQHEQGPLAWNEFQRFENDEMPHVTAAKKVFEAQHGPVDKGKNRRLWKRHLGTLSTQTHGRPRPGYGPSGLHDEQHKDGKNVRQVVSWLDEKPSGERPFFIVCGIQKPHVPFLAPDAYFKLYPQESLQFSLTPAGFWNQAPRSAMVKRFQGFGFELGVENDALRREYTQAYHACISFIDAQIGLLMEGLKRNGQWENTIVVLTSDHGYQLGEHFMWGKVTLFDVCNRVPLLIRVPRLTQPGSSSDGLVELIDLYPTLAELCTVTPPDDLQGTSLVPMLSDPALPGKEFVYTVVRRGRKFGKAIRADHWRYARWPDGEELYDLQRDPAEYVNLATSAKHADVLSVMRARLNQAEKTVAARR, from the coding sequence ATGAGAGTCCCTCTTTTCCTGTTGCTCGCCGGTGTATTGTGTGTAAGCAATAGTCGTGCAGCGGACCCCACGCCGCAGCCGAATGTGCTGTTTATTGTTTGCGATGATCTGAACACTCACGTTTCGACCTCTGGGTATCCGCACATCAAGACCCCCAATTTGGAGGAGCTCGCGGAAGCCGGGATGACTTTCGGCCGGGCGTATTGCCAATATCCCGTTTGCGGACCGTCGCGCGCTTCGTTTCTCAGCGGCCTGTATCCCGAATCAACCGGGGTTCTCGATAATAAAAGCGACATCCGAACAACGCGCCCCAACACGCGATCCCTGCCGCAATGTTTCAAGGAACAAGGGTATTGGGCGGCGTCTGTGGGAAAGGTTTTTCATTCGCCACAACATGAGCAAGGCCCGCTCGCCTGGAACGAATTCCAGCGTTTCGAAAACGATGAAATGCCGCACGTAACTGCAGCTAAAAAGGTTTTTGAGGCCCAGCACGGTCCCGTCGACAAAGGCAAGAATCGACGTCTTTGGAAGAGGCATTTGGGTACACTTTCGACGCAGACGCATGGTCGGCCTCGCCCAGGATACGGCCCGTCCGGACTTCACGACGAACAACACAAGGATGGTAAAAATGTCCGGCAGGTCGTGTCTTGGCTTGATGAAAAACCAAGTGGCGAACGACCATTCTTCATCGTCTGTGGAATCCAAAAACCCCACGTTCCGTTTCTCGCCCCCGACGCTTATTTCAAGCTGTATCCCCAGGAAAGCTTGCAGTTTTCATTGACGCCGGCAGGATTCTGGAATCAAGCTCCGCGCTCGGCGATGGTCAAACGATTCCAAGGCTTCGGTTTCGAGCTAGGCGTCGAAAACGACGCACTCAGACGCGAATACACTCAGGCCTACCACGCCTGTATCTCCTTCATCGATGCGCAAATCGGTCTGTTGATGGAGGGCTTAAAGCGAAACGGCCAGTGGGAGAACACGATCGTCGTGCTGACTTCCGATCACGGTTATCAGCTCGGTGAGCATTTCATGTGGGGCAAGGTGACACTGTTCGATGTCTGCAACCGTGTGCCGCTTTTGATCCGCGTCCCTCGCCTCACACAGCCCGGCTCGTCCAGCGACGGCCTGGTGGAACTGATCGATCTTTATCCCACGCTCGCCGAACTCTGTACGGTGACTCCTCCCGATGATCTTCAAGGTACCAGCTTAGTCCCCATGCTTTCTGATCCGGCATTGCCCGGCAAGGAATTCGTGTACACAGTCGTGAGACGTGGAAGAAAATTTGGCAAAGCGATCCGAGCTGACCACTGGCGCTACGCACGTTGGCCGGACGGTGAGGAACTCTACGATCTGCAGCGAGACCCCGCGGAGTACGTCAACCTCGCGACCTCTGCGAAACACGCCGACGTTTTGTCGGTGATGAGAGCCCGGCTGAACCAAGCCGAAAAAACAGTGGCGGCGCGACGATAA
- a CDS encoding 1-acyl-sn-glycerol-3-phosphate acyltransferase, whose translation MSNQPAVEKRGWMRTLVRWLATKYYPTIETTGSERIPQTGPMLLCANHANSLIDPVLIGVVARRPVRFLAKAPLFENPLLGPPMRALGMIPAFRGSDDARDVRRNIESLDVGAKVLVDGLAMGIFPEGKSTDQAHLEMVRSGAARMALQAIAEGADGLLVIPIGITYERKDAFRSSVWIQVGEPIDVAACLAENDGKERVSRRSLTQLLEARLKEVVVHLDEPDWEPWLDDLQSLAEAPQDANKETSPPLKRRKRIADAINYFFANDRPRAESVADDIKAYRDRVQQAGLTIDSPVLRLRGFRVFAEIVWELFCLILLFFPALAGTLQHLVPFVIVRGLAPFFDQPGRKTIATSRVFVGLPAYLLWYALVAWWAFGYYAPWFAWTWMIAAPFCGVIAIHYWRRAGRVAQLIWHQIQVTIDRTTLLNLRQQEADLRQRLRGLAEDFEEVSPRPIKEFRPSRKSQIGRIAGRALIVALVFATLWVARYRLFDDPLSGSGLDVQQISQKRMTALVDADEQELNRLIDELDTLEARATRIQRDFNEGNRKFTNQADDDDLREVLRRYMTYREALLRIIWKYQRYAEIENEELRLRTFLLEFTAASMLYEASLKFVHRFGDRSEAVAKLNEPEPNWGIPPGLYDTIRQNLASPQNIRMFELARQYYHQEHVQQQLQTHELLSSSPYDRFHNAIADAEETIREIDDSVTARVIQVAVSDLGNLIYHAQYATQSLVSTWIGDFKIRRPHGGEPLIDKLQLAQLAEVLEPGDILLERRNWYLSNAFLPGYWPHGAVYVGTTEDLKLLGLDTNEYVNNHWHKFSAKDDEGHPHVIVEAVSEGVIFSSLEHSIGGADSVAVLRPNVSEQEKKDAIVSAFSFAGRPYDFEFNFETPSKLVCTEVVFRAYGGNAGTIQFPLEEIMGRQTMPAINLARKFNEEYGNDAAQFEFVAFIDGDEVTETSRFLTDAQAFRNTVDRPASSFVQSSDPIALKSIGPLGRTLAFLTLLAAVWAVAAPLGRRLRSSKLAASNPPESTELPPGQ comes from the coding sequence ATGTCAAACCAACCGGCGGTCGAAAAGCGGGGTTGGATGCGGACGCTCGTACGTTGGCTGGCGACAAAATATTACCCCACCATCGAGACGACCGGTTCTGAGCGGATCCCTCAAACAGGGCCTATGTTGTTGTGTGCCAATCATGCCAATTCGTTGATCGATCCGGTGTTGATCGGCGTTGTCGCCCGTCGGCCGGTCCGGTTTTTGGCTAAGGCGCCGCTGTTCGAAAACCCGCTGCTCGGCCCTCCCATGAGGGCTCTGGGGATGATCCCCGCCTTTCGGGGTAGCGACGATGCCCGCGATGTTCGTCGCAATATTGAAAGCTTAGATGTCGGAGCCAAAGTGCTGGTTGACGGCCTTGCCATGGGTATCTTTCCAGAAGGAAAATCGACCGACCAGGCACATCTGGAGATGGTCCGCTCTGGCGCGGCGCGGATGGCTCTGCAAGCCATCGCGGAAGGTGCCGACGGTCTGTTGGTTATTCCAATCGGGATTACCTACGAACGCAAAGATGCGTTTCGCTCCTCCGTCTGGATTCAGGTGGGCGAGCCGATCGATGTAGCGGCGTGTCTCGCGGAAAATGACGGCAAGGAGCGGGTTTCCAGGCGCAGCTTGACTCAACTGCTCGAAGCGCGGTTGAAAGAAGTCGTCGTGCATCTCGACGAACCGGACTGGGAACCATGGCTCGACGATCTGCAATCGCTTGCCGAAGCGCCGCAAGATGCTAACAAGGAAACGTCACCGCCATTAAAACGACGAAAACGGATCGCTGATGCGATTAACTACTTCTTTGCTAATGACCGTCCTCGTGCAGAATCGGTGGCTGACGACATCAAGGCTTATCGCGACCGTGTTCAGCAGGCTGGACTGACCATCGATTCGCCCGTGTTACGGCTTCGTGGTTTTCGTGTCTTCGCCGAGATCGTCTGGGAACTGTTTTGCCTGATTCTTTTGTTCTTTCCGGCGCTGGCAGGGACGTTGCAGCACCTCGTTCCGTTTGTCATCGTCCGTGGATTGGCGCCGTTTTTTGACCAGCCCGGCCGCAAGACGATCGCCACCAGTCGGGTCTTCGTTGGTTTGCCTGCCTATTTGCTCTGGTATGCTCTCGTCGCCTGGTGGGCGTTTGGCTACTACGCGCCCTGGTTTGCCTGGACCTGGATGATCGCTGCGCCGTTTTGCGGCGTGATCGCCATCCACTACTGGCGAAGGGCGGGCCGTGTGGCGCAACTGATCTGGCATCAGATTCAAGTCACCATCGATCGCACGACATTATTAAACCTACGTCAGCAAGAAGCCGATTTACGTCAGCGACTGCGTGGTTTGGCTGAGGATTTTGAAGAAGTCTCACCGCGACCGATCAAGGAATTCCGTCCGTCCCGTAAAAGCCAAATCGGGAGAATCGCCGGGCGAGCCCTCATTGTGGCGTTGGTCTTTGCGACTCTCTGGGTCGCGCGCTATCGCCTCTTCGATGATCCGCTCAGCGGGAGCGGACTGGACGTCCAGCAAATTTCCCAAAAACGAATGACGGCTTTAGTCGATGCCGACGAACAAGAACTCAATCGGCTCATCGACGAACTGGATACTTTAGAAGCTCGGGCGACGCGGATTCAGCGCGATTTTAATGAAGGCAACCGTAAATTCACGAATCAGGCGGATGACGACGACCTCCGGGAAGTCTTGCGACGCTACATGACCTACCGAGAAGCGCTGCTCCGTATCATCTGGAAGTACCAACGCTATGCGGAAATCGAGAATGAGGAACTGCGGCTCCGCACCTTTCTGTTGGAATTTACGGCGGCTTCGATGTTGTATGAGGCGTCGCTCAAATTCGTCCATCGATTTGGTGACCGTTCGGAGGCAGTCGCCAAATTGAACGAACCGGAACCGAATTGGGGAATTCCTCCCGGCTTGTACGACACGATTCGGCAGAATCTCGCCAGTCCCCAAAATATCCGCATGTTCGAATTGGCCCGGCAGTACTACCACCAGGAGCATGTGCAACAACAGTTGCAAACGCATGAACTGTTATCCTCGTCGCCATACGATCGGTTTCACAATGCCATCGCCGATGCGGAAGAGACGATCCGTGAAATCGATGATTCGGTCACCGCACGAGTCATCCAAGTCGCCGTTTCTGATTTGGGAAATCTGATTTATCATGCGCAATACGCGACACAGTCGCTGGTCTCGACCTGGATTGGTGATTTCAAAATCCGCAGACCACACGGGGGCGAACCGTTAATCGACAAGCTACAATTGGCCCAATTGGCCGAGGTACTTGAACCGGGTGATATTCTCTTGGAACGGCGGAATTGGTATCTGTCCAACGCCTTCCTACCCGGCTATTGGCCGCACGGTGCAGTCTACGTCGGCACGACGGAGGACCTAAAGCTGTTGGGACTGGATACGAATGAATACGTCAACAACCATTGGCACAAATTCTCTGCCAAAGATGACGAAGGGCACCCCCATGTGATCGTCGAGGCGGTCAGCGAGGGGGTGATTTTCTCGTCGTTGGAGCACTCGATCGGCGGTGCGGATTCGGTGGCCGTCCTGCGGCCCAACGTCAGTGAGCAAGAAAAAAAGGACGCCATCGTGAGCGCCTTCAGTTTCGCCGGCCGGCCCTACGATTTTGAGTTCAACTTCGAAACACCCTCGAAGTTGGTTTGTACCGAAGTCGTGTTTCGTGCCTATGGCGGAAATGCCGGCACGATTCAGTTTCCGCTGGAGGAAATCATGGGGCGGCAAACCATGCCGGCCATCAACCTGGCACGCAAGTTCAACGAGGAATACGGTAACGACGCCGCGCAGTTTGAATTCGTCGCGTTTATCGATGGTGATGAAGTGACGGAAACCTCGCGATTCCTCACCGATGCACAGGCATTTCGCAATACCGTCGATCGCCCCGCTAGTTCGTTTGTCCAATCCTCAGACCCCATCGCGCTGAAAAGCATTGGCCCGCTCGGCAGGACGTTGGCATTTCTCACACTGCTTGCCGCTGTGTGGGCTGTGGCAGCGCCGCTCGGGCGGCGACTCAGGTCTTCGAAACTGGCGGCGTCGAATCCACCGGAATCGACGGAGCTACCCCCTGGCCAGTAA
- the rrtA gene encoding rhombosortase: MFSETKKNAAVRCIPGISLLLGGVAVCLSFLPAIASQLQFEPSAIAAGQLWRIVTCHFTHWSLDHLIWDALAFVILAALCETTNRRSFLGCLTASAVLIPLCIDLLMPEVDAYRGLSGIDSALFVLSATTILRENVTTRRWGWVAAVGIVLCGFAAKIGFEYVTGQTLFVDSAAADMVPIPLAHVVGGLVGVGIGGWGWMSGGRFVGNRNGHVSRRQGIRLRIEG; this comes from the coding sequence GTGTTCTCTGAAACGAAGAAGAACGCGGCAGTGAGGTGTATTCCCGGCATCTCACTGCTGCTGGGAGGAGTGGCGGTCTGTTTGTCGTTTCTTCCAGCGATTGCGAGCCAGCTACAATTCGAGCCTTCGGCGATTGCCGCGGGACAACTGTGGCGGATTGTAACTTGTCATTTCACTCATTGGTCACTGGATCATTTGATCTGGGATGCCCTGGCGTTTGTCATTTTAGCTGCACTGTGTGAAACAACGAATCGCCGGTCATTCCTGGGGTGTCTAACCGCTTCAGCAGTACTGATCCCGCTGTGCATTGACCTGTTGATGCCCGAGGTCGATGCTTATCGGGGGCTCTCTGGGATTGATTCGGCCCTCTTCGTACTGTCGGCAACAACGATCTTGCGAGAGAACGTGACCACCCGACGATGGGGCTGGGTTGCTGCAGTGGGCATTGTCCTTTGCGGATTCGCGGCCAAGATTGGCTTTGAATACGTGACCGGGCAAACCTTGTTTGTCGATAGCGCAGCTGCCGACATGGTGCCCATTCCGCTGGCACATGTGGTGGGAGGATTGGTCGGAGTCGGAATCGGTGGGTGGGGTTGGATGAGCGGCGGCCGATTCGTAGGCAACCGCAATGGCCACGTTTCTCGCCGGCAAGGTATCAGGCTTCGAATTGAGGGTTGA
- a CDS encoding VIT and vWA domain-containing protein, translating to MKRILRRSSLYVATAVLATAAMVPAPARAAGMLIADGGFGGVLEIEEHTADVTINNGVVVTHVTQVFRNTEDRQVEALYLFPVPKAASVANFSMWIGGKEMVGEVLEKKRAREIYNSYKKQRRDPGLLEQVDYKNFEMRIFPIGPQAEQKVQITYYQELDFDHDWATYVYPLSTAPRSGLDAQTQGKFGLTLHVKSQIPIKKLESPSHGEDFVVVRHSDSYYEASLETDGGDLNRDIVLAYHATRPHTGIDVITSNQSGDDGYFQLTLTAGEELAEAYTGMDYVFLLDISGSMARDGKLRISRNSIDAFIGELGTEDRFELITFNVVPNTLFNQLQPVTEHSQAEAVEFLRSQQGRGGTVLRPAMATAYKYGDPDRPLNVVILSDGMTEQSERRELLESIQTRPSGARVFCIGVGNEVNRPLLSQLAEEAGGLAAFLSEGDDFSRQAESFRRKLLRPAAADVKITVDGGDVYDVEPKQLPNLYHGMPVRLYGRYRKSGPATARLTAEVNGAPIEQTVSLEFAEVDPANPEIERMWAWLKVNRLLKQADRAGSRSTVIDEIVRLGEQYSIVTEYTSFLVLENDAEYKRWQIERRNLLRLGRDRRAQQQQRVELQRLREQAFTELGPKVEPTAPQPQQVVQNETAVRNVPLQANPTPVSQPPGQSRDVSFSPGVSGGGAFDPISGGIALALAGLGFAARRRRRSNVDDENGEV from the coding sequence ATGAAACGAATATTGAGACGCTCCTCTCTGTACGTGGCCACAGCGGTTCTAGCGACGGCGGCCATGGTGCCCGCGCCGGCCCGCGCCGCCGGTATGTTGATTGCCGACGGCGGCTTCGGTGGCGTATTGGAGATCGAAGAGCACACGGCCGATGTGACCATTAACAACGGGGTTGTGGTCACGCATGTCACGCAGGTCTTTCGCAACACCGAGGATCGGCAAGTGGAGGCGCTGTATCTGTTTCCCGTGCCCAAAGCGGCGTCGGTAGCGAATTTTAGTATGTGGATCGGCGGCAAAGAAATGGTGGGCGAAGTCTTGGAAAAGAAACGAGCCCGCGAGATCTACAACAGCTACAAAAAACAGCGACGCGACCCGGGCCTCTTGGAACAGGTCGATTACAAAAACTTTGAAATGCGAATCTTTCCGATTGGTCCCCAGGCCGAACAAAAGGTGCAAATCACTTATTACCAAGAACTCGATTTCGATCATGACTGGGCGACGTATGTCTACCCGTTATCGACCGCGCCGCGTTCCGGGTTGGATGCACAAACACAGGGGAAATTTGGCCTGACGTTACACGTCAAATCACAGATTCCTATCAAAAAGCTGGAAAGCCCCAGCCACGGTGAGGATTTTGTCGTCGTCCGCCATTCCGATTCGTACTACGAAGCCAGTTTGGAAACCGACGGCGGGGACCTCAATCGAGACATCGTTTTGGCCTATCACGCCACGCGTCCGCATACGGGAATCGACGTGATTACATCAAACCAATCCGGCGACGACGGGTATTTCCAACTCACCTTGACGGCCGGGGAGGAGTTAGCCGAAGCGTACACCGGGATGGATTATGTGTTTCTGCTCGATATTTCTGGCAGCATGGCGCGGGACGGAAAATTGCGGATTTCCCGCAACTCGATCGATGCTTTTATTGGCGAACTGGGGACCGAGGACCGGTTTGAACTCATTACGTTCAACGTCGTTCCCAACACCTTGTTCAACCAATTGCAGCCGGTGACTGAGCATTCACAAGCGGAAGCCGTCGAGTTTCTCCGTTCGCAACAAGGCCGCGGGGGGACGGTGCTGCGACCGGCCATGGCGACCGCCTATAAATATGGTGATCCCGATCGTCCGTTGAATGTGGTCATCCTCAGTGACGGGATGACCGAGCAGTCAGAGCGGCGGGAGTTACTCGAATCGATTCAAACGCGTCCCTCGGGAGCCCGTGTCTTTTGCATCGGTGTGGGTAATGAAGTGAATCGACCGTTGCTGTCGCAACTGGCCGAAGAGGCGGGCGGGTTGGCTGCGTTTCTCTCCGAAGGTGATGACTTCTCCCGACAAGCGGAGTCCTTCCGCCGTAAACTCCTGCGACCAGCAGCTGCCGATGTGAAGATCACGGTTGATGGTGGGGATGTGTATGACGTCGAGCCGAAGCAACTGCCCAATTTGTATCACGGCATGCCGGTGCGTTTGTACGGTCGTTACCGCAAAAGTGGACCGGCGACGGCGCGGCTGACAGCCGAGGTGAACGGAGCACCCATTGAACAAACGGTATCGCTGGAATTTGCCGAGGTCGATCCTGCCAATCCCGAAATCGAACGCATGTGGGCTTGGTTGAAAGTGAATCGACTGCTGAAACAAGCGGACCGCGCCGGATCGCGGAGTACAGTGATCGATGAAATCGTACGGCTTGGTGAGCAGTATTCGATCGTGACTGAATATACCTCGTTCTTAGTACTGGAAAACGACGCCGAATATAAACGTTGGCAGATCGAGCGTCGCAACCTGTTGCGACTGGGGCGTGACCGCCGAGCACAACAACAGCAGCGTGTGGAGTTGCAACGGCTGCGTGAACAGGCATTCACGGAATTGGGACCGAAGGTCGAGCCCACAGCACCACAACCACAGCAGGTTGTTCAAAATGAGACGGCTGTCCGTAACGTTCCGTTGCAGGCCAATCCGACTCCGGTCTCGCAACCACCGGGACAAAGCCGCGATGTGAGCTTTAGTCCCGGCGTATCAGGCGGCGGTGCGTTTGATCCGATCAGCGGAGGAATTGCACTGGCGTTGGCGGGCTTGGGTTTCGCTGCCCGCCGTCGTCGTCGCTCCAATGTGGATGATGAAAACGGGGAGGTCTAA